Proteins from one Deinococcus actinosclerus genomic window:
- a CDS encoding cytochrome c oxidase assembly protein yields MSAPPSTLNPTLADLLSPSLDPLFLIPTLLIAAAYLWGFLRAHREGRAQDWPAWKAALFALGVLLLLMTTQSRAATLTQSSMALYMTRLMVLAEVVPPLLVLGLPRLRPDPRRGPGRVLNLLLDPWVALALWTAVIIYWNVPAGFNASVVSNTAAPLLPGLYLLSSLLVWSVILRPLPTVQPADIGSRGWFGLLAALPMMGVASVWLYSPRVLYTPYVGALCLWNYTPIQNQQLSGWIMMLAGLPALALAFIQLFAWLIKLSETQGMPPARVVPDSDAEN; encoded by the coding sequence ATGAGCGCCCCGCCCTCCACCCTCAACCCCACGCTGGCCGACCTGCTCAGCCCCAGCCTCGACCCCCTCTTCCTGATCCCCACCCTGCTCATCGCCGCCGCGTACCTCTGGGGCTTCCTGCGGGCCCACCGTGAAGGCCGCGCGCAGGACTGGCCCGCCTGGAAAGCCGCCCTGTTCGCCCTGGGTGTGCTCCTCCTGCTGATGACCACCCAGAGCCGCGCCGCGACCCTCACCCAGAGCAGCATGGCCCTCTACATGACCCGCCTCATGGTCCTCGCCGAGGTCGTCCCGCCCCTCCTCGTGCTCGGCCTGCCCCGCCTGCGCCCCGACCCCCGGCGCGGCCCCGGGAGGGTCCTCAACCTCCTGCTCGACCCCTGGGTGGCCCTGGCCCTCTGGACGGCCGTCATCATCTACTGGAACGTCCCCGCCGGCTTCAACGCCAGCGTCGTCAGCAACACCGCCGCCCCCCTCCTGCCGGGGCTGTACCTGCTGAGCAGCCTGCTCGTCTGGAGCGTCATCCTCCGCCCCCTCCCCACCGTGCAACCCGCCGACATCGGCTCACGCGGCTGGTTCGGCCTCCTCGCCGCCCTCCCCATGATGGGCGTCGCCAGCGTCTGGCTGTACAGCCCCCGCGTCCTCTACACCCCCTACGTGGGGGCCCTGTGCCTCTGGAACTACACCCCCATCCAGAACCAGCAGCTCAGCGGCTGGATCATGATGCTCGCCGGCCTCCCCGCGCTGGCCCTCGCGTTCATCCAGCTGTTCGCGTGGCTGATCAAACTGTCCGAAACGCAGGGCATGCCGCCCGCGCGCGTCGTGCCTGACTCCGACGCTGAGAACTGA
- a CDS encoding SCO family protein gives MTSEPAPSPESISPETTSAPPARPWYVSAILALVAVTLLLLGAWAAARLRSPYPFFGTAYPQGTAATGFTGTVSDTPTAAPHAFTFTPGQGQVTAVFFGFTHCASICPLTLSYLNKVRDALPEDQKARFRILLVSVDPARDTPGRLNEYASYFGKEGVGVHVPEPQLANVAQAYGVGYQKADIQGADYQINHTTATYLVDAQGNLRVLWDYTQLPQVERVRADLQHVMETP, from the coding sequence ATGACCAGCGAACCCGCCCCCAGCCCCGAGTCGATCAGCCCCGAGACGACCAGCGCCCCCCCCGCGCGGCCCTGGTACGTGTCCGCGATCCTGGCCCTCGTCGCCGTGACCCTGCTCCTGCTGGGCGCCTGGGCCGCCGCGCGGCTGCGCAGCCCCTACCCGTTCTTCGGCACCGCGTACCCGCAGGGCACCGCCGCGACGGGCTTCACGGGCACCGTCAGCGACACCCCCACCGCCGCGCCCCACGCGTTCACGTTCACGCCCGGCCAGGGCCAGGTCACCGCCGTGTTCTTCGGGTTCACGCACTGCGCCAGCATCTGCCCCCTGACCCTCTCGTACCTGAACAAGGTCCGTGACGCCCTCCCCGAGGACCAGAAGGCCCGCTTCCGCATCCTGCTCGTCAGCGTCGACCCCGCCCGCGACACCCCGGGGCGCCTGAACGAATACGCCTCGTACTTCGGCAAGGAAGGCGTCGGCGTGCATGTCCCCGAACCGCAGCTGGCGAACGTCGCCCAGGCATACGGCGTCGGCTACCAGAAGGCCGACATCCAGGGCGCGGACTACCAGATCAACCACACCACCGCCACCTACCTCGTCGACGCCCAGGGCAACCTGCGCGTCCTGTGGGACTACACCCAGCTTCCCCAGGTCGAGCGCGTCCGGGCCGACCTGCAACACGTCATGGAGACCCCATGA
- a CDS encoding copper chaperone PCu(A)C, with product MTSTRRAGPARPLLIAALLILAAALAAALLRPRPATTSTPAPQTASQASPAATAASSTLPARVMDARVVAVPPGIRETSVFATLRSTGDADVRLTEVSSPAAGHAMLMVTRTEDNMTGMSMTDALTLPAGGTLTLSDTGDHLMLMDLTEPLQPGQTIPITLTDDQGRSLTIQAPVMKP from the coding sequence ATGACCTCAACCCGCCGCGCCGGACCCGCCCGGCCCCTCCTGATCGCCGCGTTGCTGATCCTCGCCGCCGCGCTGGCCGCTGCCCTGCTGCGCCCCCGCCCCGCCACCACGAGCACCCCCGCACCCCAGACCGCCTCGCAGGCCAGCCCTGCGGCCACGGCAGCCAGCAGCACGTTGCCCGCCCGCGTCATGGACGCCCGCGTGGTGGCCGTGCCCCCCGGCATCCGCGAGACGAGCGTGTTCGCCACCCTGCGGAGCACCGGGGACGCGGACGTCCGCCTGACCGAGGTGAGCAGCCCCGCCGCCGGGCACGCCATGCTGATGGTCACCCGCACCGAGGACAACATGACCGGCATGAGCATGACCGATGCCCTCACCCTCCCGGCGGGCGGTACGCTGACCCTCAGCGACACCGGCGACCACCTCATGCTCATGGACCTGACAGAGCCCCTCCAGCCCGGGCAGACCATTCCCATCACCCTGACCGACGACCAGGGCCGCTCCCTGACCATCCAGGCGCCCGTGATGAAACCATGA